A stretch of Cicer arietinum cultivar CDC Frontier isolate Library 1 chromosome 5, Cicar.CDCFrontier_v2.0, whole genome shotgun sequence DNA encodes these proteins:
- the LOC101511557 gene encoding uncharacterized protein, whose amino-acid sequence METQKSQSKLTRTQSSLLSFSPTTIRSSIQSLSSINDYYDEEDDKNNKKKTKKPQTHTQRSSYYNSTPRTGSTRLTAPIIAVVSFGFLGACSFFFYFSFLGSSDEVPTSENLLLALIFIAVALYFASKNKGLINHGVSVLKNRWEGNVKRFGFTKTESKPVQWFIGDSTKESVKKKSVREGVEFYSNGDFYEGEFHKGRSNGSGVYNYFVNGRYEGDWVDGRYDGYGIESWARGSRYRGQYRKGMRDGYGVYRFYTGDSYAGEWCNGQSHGVGLQTCSDASTYIGHFKHGVKHGLGCYHFRNGDRYAGEYFGDKIHGFGVYHFANGHCYEGAWHEGRRQGLGSYTFRNGDRRCGEWDAGNLKHPLPQLTDVVLRAIQAARKTAENAINLKRVDDQVNKAVIAANKAATAARVAAVKAVQNRMDGKFCDTFV is encoded by the exons ATGGAAACTCAGAAGAGTCAATCAAAGCTAACAAGAACACAATCCTCGCTCCTCAGTTTCTCCCCAACCACAATCCGATCATCCATTCAAAGCCTTTCATCAATCAACGATTACTACGATGAAGAAGAcgacaaaaacaacaaaaagaagaCCAAGAAACCCCAAACCCATACCCAGAGATCCTCTTATTACAATTCAACTCCTCGAACCGGGTCGACCCGATTAACCGCTCCAATTATCGCTGTTGTTTCGTTCGGTTTCCTCGGCGCGTGTTCTTTCTTCTTCTACTTCTCCTTCCTCGGGAGCAGCGACGAGGTGCCGACCTCGGAGAATCTCTTACTAGCGTTGATTTTCATAGCCGTTGCGCTTTACTTCGCGTCGAAGAACAAAGGTTTAATCAACCACGGAGTTTCGGTTCTGAAGAATCGGTGGGAAGGGAACGTGAAACGGTTCGGGTTTACAAAAACCGAATCGAAACCGGTCCAGTGGTTCATCGGCGATTCAACGAAAGAAAGTGTGAAAAAGAAGAGTGTGAGGGAAGGTGTTGAGTTTTACAGCAATGGTGATTTTTACGAAGGGGAGTTTCATAAAGGAAGGAGTAATGGGAGTGGTGTTTACAATTACTTTGTGAATGGAAGATATGAAGGTGATTGGGTTGATGGAAGATATGATGGGTATGGAATTGAGAGTTGGGCTAGAGGGAGTCGTTATAGAGGTCAGTATAGGAAAGGAATGAGAGATGGTTATGGTGTTTATAGATTCTATACTGGTGATTCTTATGCTGGTGAATGGTGTAATGGTCAGAGTCATGGTGTTGGTCTTCAAACTTGTTCTGATGCTAGCACTTATATTGGTCACTTTAAACATGGTGTTAAACATGGTCTTGGTTGTTACCATTTCAG AAATGGAGATAGATATGCAGGAGAGTATTTTGGAGACAAAATTCATGGATTTGGAGTCTATCACTTTGCTAATGGACATTGTTATGAAGGAGCATGGCACGAGGGTCGCAGGCAAGGTCTAGGATCGTATACTTTTCGAAACGGTGATCGAAGATGTGGTGAATGGGATGCTGGAAATCTCAAGCATCCTTTGCCACAACTAACTGATGTTGTCCTTAGAGCAATTCAG GCTGCTAGGAAAACGGCTGAGAATGCGATAAACCTTAAGCGTGTCGATGATCAAGTTAACAAAGCAGTGATCGCTGCTAACAAGGCCGCCACAGCTGCTAGAGTTGCTGCTGTGAAGGCTGTTCAGAACAGGATGGATGGAAAATTTTGTGATACTTTTGTCTAA